TTGGAAAAGTGATGATTTATTTCTACTATGATCAACCAACACCAGAAACAAAAACTGACGAATCATCGTTAAGCCAATATTTTAATTGGCAACAAAATGCTGAGAGTAAACAACAAAAAGTAACGGGCGTTTTAGTCGTGGCAGAAGGGGCTGATTCAATAACTGTAAAAAATGATCTCGTTACAGTGTTATCAAGTGTGCTAGAAATACCAACTCATCGAATTGTGGTAAGACCAATGGAAAAAAAGGAGGATTCCAATTGAGAGTAAAAAAGAAAGCAGTATGGTTTTTAACATTACTAAGTTTAGCTGCAGTTATTTCGGTATATTATTTATCCAATCCTGTGACACCATTTAATGGACTAGCAATTTTTAGTGACAACGCATTAAAAGATACTAAAATTAGTGATATTGCTAGTAAAACAGGAAAAACAACACCTGTTACAACAGAAAGCCATCTATTTGAAGAAATGCGTATGGAATTACAAAATGAGCGTAGTCAATTGAAAGATACATTAACGAAAAAAATCGCTTCTTCTCAATACACAGCTGAAGAAAAAAATGAAGCTTTTGATCAAATTGATTCCATTACTAAAAATGAATCAAACGAAGCAATGTTAGAAATGTTAATTAAAACTTTAGGGTATCCTGATGCATTTGTAAGAGTTGAAAACGATCGAATTCGTGTTACAGTACAGGCGAATGAATTGTCAAAAGCGAAGGCAAATGAGATCGTTTATATGGTAAAAAAAGAGCTTGATAACTCTGGCCAAATTGTTGTTGACTTCCAATCTGAAACAATTAACTGATTTTTGTGCGAATTTTCTTGAATAATGTTTATTTTTAAATATGTGTTTAAAAAATAGACTAAACAAGCTAAAATAGTTATTGTATTATACTACACAAAAGTTAGGGGAGTAATGTATGTTGAAAATTCAAGAAATTCGCGAAATAATTAAACTAGTAGATTCTTCTTCAATTGATGAATTTGTTTATGAAGTAGATGACACAAAAGTAAAACTTAAAAAGAATGGTACTACTACTGTAGTAACAGATGCACCAGCGCAAGTTGTTAAAGCGGTTACAGCACCAGTAGTTGAAGCTCCAAAAGCACCAGCTGCACCAGTTGCTGAAAAAGCTGCAGCACCTGCTCCAGCACCAAAAGCTGAAGTTGCAAATGATGCATCTTTACACAAAATCGTTTCACCAATGGTAGGTACTTTCTATCAAGCACCAAATCCTGAATCTCCGGCATTCGTTCAAGTAGGAGACAAAGTGGGCGAAGAATCAATCGTTTGTATCGTAGAAGCAATGAAATTATTCAATGAAATTGAAGCAGAAGTAAAAGGTGAAATCGTCGAAATTCTTGTTAAAGACGGCGAGTTAGTAGAATACGGTCAACCTTTATTCCTAGTGAAAGAAAACTAAGGGAGGCCGTACTAATGAAAAAAGTATTGATCGCAAATCGTGGAGAAATCGCGGTACGCATTATTCGTGCTTGTAAAGAATTAGATATTCAATCTGTGGCTGTATATTCAGAAGCAGATCGTGAAGCGTTACATGTACAGCTTGCTGATGAAGCATACTGTATTGGTTCTAAGTTTTCTAGTGATAGTTATTTGAAAATTGACAGAATTCTTACAGTTGCTGAAAAAACTGGTTGTGATGGTATTCACCCTGGATATGGTTTCCTTGCAGAGAACGCTAGTTTTGCAGAAGCTTGTGAAGATGCTGGCATTACTTTTATCGGACCAACTTCTGATGCGATTAAAATAATGGGTATTAAAGATATCGCAAAAGACACAATGATTGCAGCAGGCGTTCCAACAGTTCCAGGTTCAAAAGGTCTTGTAGCAGATGAACATGAAGCTGTAGAAGTTGCAAAAGAAATCGGCTATCCAGTGATTATTAAAGCTACTGCCGGTGGTGGTGGTAAAGGTATTCGTGTTGCACGTGATGAAGAGGATTTGATCAAAGGTGTTCAAATCACTCAAAAAGAAGCTGCAGCTGCTTTTGGTAACCCTGGCGTATACTTAGAAAAATTCATCGAAGATTTCCGCCACTGTGAAATTCAAGTATTAGCTGATAGCTATGGTCACACAATCCATTTAGGTGAACGTGACTGTACAGTTCAACGTCGTATGCAAAAACTAGTAGAAGAAGCTCCATCTCCAGCACTTTCAGAAGAACGTCGTGCTGAAATGGGTGAAGCAGCTGTAAAAGCAGCAATTGCTTGTGGCTATCGTGGTGCTGGTACAGTTGAATTTATCTACGATTACAAAGAAGATAAATTCTACTTTATGGAAATGAACACTCGTATCCAAGTAGAACATCCAGTAACAGAATTAATCACAGGTATTGACTTAGTTCGTGAACAGTTAAAAATTGCATCTGGTGAAAAATTGATGTATAACCAAGAAGATGTGAAAGTGAATGGTTGGGCGATTGAGTGTCGTATCAATGCAGAAAATCCATCTAAAAACTTCATGCCATCACCAGGTAAAGTTGAAAACTATTTAGCACCTGGTGGTATTGGCGTGCGAATTGATTCAGCGATGTACCCAGGCTATGCAATTCCACCATACTATGATTCAATGGTAGCAAAACTAATTGTACATGCTGATACTCGTGAAGAAGCAATCGCTAAAATGAAACGTGCTTTAGGTGAATTTATCGTTGAGGGACCTGGTATCCATACAACAATTCCTTTCCACGAAAAATTAATGGATCATGAAGTATTTAAATCAGGAAAATTCAATACAAAATTCCTTGAAGAAAATGACGTAATGAATTCATAACACGAGAAAGGGGCGAACTCTATGGCTGATAAAGTCGTACAATCTCTACCTCAAAAAACACCTTCAGGTAAGGATGTATTAGGTAAGATTGAGGTTGCACCTGAAGTCATTGAAGTTATTGCGGGAATTGCTACAACAGAAGTGGAAGGTGTCTCTAAAACAAGAGGTAATTTTGCTACAGGAGTTGTGGAAAAATTCGGTAAAAAAGTTCATGGTAAAGGGATTAAAACAGAATGGACTGAAAAAGGCTTAATCGTGGATGTCTATTGCTTTGTGCAGTATGGTGTATCTGTCGCGAAAGTAGCAAAACAAGTTCAAACTCAAATCCGTGAAGCAATTGCTAATATGACATCTCACACAACAAAAGAAGTGAATGTACATATTACAGGAATTCAATTTGACCAGATGAACGACGCAAGAACTGAGTAGTGTTCGTTTTGAAGAAGTGCCTTAAAAGTGTGTAAAATCGCTTTTAGGGCGCTTTTTTTATGGGAGAAATTTTGAAAAACCATGAGTATTTTGCCGAAGGACCAGAGAAAGTGGCACGATAACGAGAGTGAATTATAAAAAGCAAGTAAATACAAAAGTGCGCCTAATAAATCCATCATTATGGTTTGTTTTGTGTTCTTTTTTCTGACTTTTCAAAAGATGCAAGAATCCATGCGTTGGATATAGATTTGTGATAAAATAAAACTAATTGTAAACAAATGAAACACTTCACATAATGGGTCACTTGTGACGTACTTTGCTATTTTATAACATTTAGCAGTCAACAATGTCCCGATGTAGTAGTATAAAGGAGCACAACAATAATGAAGCGACGAGAAGCGCGAGAAAAAGCGTTACAAACACTTTTTCAACTAGAAAATACAGAGTTAACAATTCAAGAAGCAATGCAACATGTGATGGAAGAACAAACAAATGAATTTTATGAAAAATTAGTTTCAGGGACCGTTCAACATCAAACAGAAATTGATGCTGCATTAGCAGAAAAATTAGAAAACTGGTCATTCGATCGCTTAGCTAAAATTGAACGTACAATTTTGCGCTTAGCGGCTTATGAATTGATGTATACACCAGAAACACCTAAAAGTGTTGTATTAAACGAGGCTATTGAGTTAAGTAAAACATTTGGTGATGAAAAATCAAGTAAGTTCGTCAATGGTGTATTATCAAAATTCGCATAATAGATTAAAAAAAGCTGAATATTTGGGAGTGTTAACAAGATGTCAGGCAAACTAATTAACGGTAAAGAAATTGGCAATACAATTCGACAATCCATTCAACAAGAAGTGAATGCTTTAAAAGAAAAAGGTATTACTCCAGGTCTAGCAGTTATTTTAGTAGGTGACGACCCAGCTTCACATACCTATGTTTCGAACAAACAAAAATCATGTGAAAAAATGGGTATTTATTCAGAACTAATTAAGTTATCTGCAGAAGTCACAGAAGAAACATTGTTACAACATATTGAGCAATTAAATGCTAATCCAACAATCGATGGTATTTTAGTTCAATTACCACTTCCAAAGCATATTGATGAACAAAAAGTAATCGCAGCAATCTCTCCTGATAAAGATGTCGATGGCTTCCATCCAATAAGCGTGGGTAAAATGTTATTAAAACAACCAACATTCTTACCTTGTACCCCATTTGGTGTGATGAAACTCTTAGAACATTCAAATGTTGATATTGCAGGTAAACACGCTGTTGTTGTTGGTAGAAGTCATATCGTTGGTGTTCCTATGGGACAACTACTATTGCAAAAAGATGCTACAGTTACATATTGCCATTCAAAAACACCTGATTTAAAAGCTATTACAACTCAAGCAGATATCTTAGTTGTAGCAACAGGCCGAGCAAAAATGATTGGTGCAGATCATGTAAAAGAGGGCGCAGTTGTAATCGACGTTGGTATGGACCGAGATGAAAATGGCAAACTTTGTGGAGATGTAGATTTCGATGCAGTCATCGACAAAGTTTCAGCAATTACACCTGTACCAGGCGGGGTTGGTCCTATGACAATTACAATGTTATTATTTAATACATTGCAATCTGCTAAAAAAAAGCTATCATAAGACAAATGAACGCAAAACAGGTAAAATAGTAACGTCAAGGGCTGTTTTTCTAGCGAAAGACAGCTCTTTTACTTAAAAGGAAAACACATAGTAGAAACGCGAAGCTTATTATTTTACCAATCGCATCATAGCAAATGCTAATAAGCGAATAGATAAGGAGTTTGAAGTTTTGACAAGCACACCTTATTTAACAGTCCAAGCTTTAACAAAATATATTAAAAAGAAATTTGATGTAGATCCTCACTTGCGGAATGTTTACGTGAAGGGAGAGCTCTCGAATGTCAAACATCATATAGGCTCTGGTCATATCTATTTCACATTAAAGGATGAAAAAACGCAGATAAAGGCCGTCATGTTTGCTTCACATGCAAAACAGTTGAAATTTAAGCCTGAAAGTGGCATGAAAGTGCTTATTAAAGGTGATGTCAATGTCTATGAAGGTGGCGGACAATACCAACTATATGCACAATCCATGGATCCAGACGGACTTGGTAGTTTATATTTAGCTTTTGAACAGTTGAAAGAAAAACTTCAGAAAGAAGGACTTTTTTCTGATTTATATAAGAAACCAATTCCAACTTTTCCAAGAAAGGTTGCAGTTGTAACAGCTACTACAGGTGCTGCTATTCGAGATATCTGTACAACCATTAAACAGCACTATAGGTTAACAGACATTGTTATATTTCCTGCACTTGTGCAAGGTGAACATGCAGCCAAAAGTATCGTAAAAGCGATTGAACAGGCAAATAATTCACCCGATATTGATACATTAATTGTTGCTCGTGGTGGGGGATCAATTGAGGATTTGTGGGCATTTAACGAAGAGATTGTTGCCCGGGCAATATTTGAGAGTGAACTTCCAATCATTAGTGGTGTTGGCCATGAAACAGATACAACAATAGCAGATTTAGTTGCAGATGTACGAGCTGCAACACCAACAGCTGCTGCTAAGCGAGCTGTGCCTAGTAGTGAGGATTTGATCAAATACTTACTGACAAGAAAAACTCAATTATTCCAGCTAACTCAAGCAAGAATTAAGCACGAGAGAGCAAAATTAGAGCGCTTAAGAAAATCTTATCCTCTAGCCTATCCAGATCGATTATTTCGACCTTTTATAGAGCATATTGAGAGAATAGACGAACAATTAAATCAAAGTATCATTAACTATATAAAAAATCAAAAACTTGTTATTAACCAACTGGATCATCGTTTACAACTTCGTTCTCCGATTCAACAAATTCGCTATGAAAAAAAGCGAGTAGAGAATGATGAAAAGTTATTAAGAATAGCAGTATTACGATTGATTAATCAAAGAAAAGATGAATTTCGTTCCGTTATTCGAACGCTGGAAGCTTTAAATCCACTAGCTATTATGACACGCGGGTATAGTCTTACTTATCACAATGGACAAGTAGTGAAATCAATCCAAGATATTAAAGAAAAGGATGAAGTAGAGTTTCATCTACATGACGGTAAAGCAACTGCTACCATAACATCTATTACAGTGGAAGATAAAGGAGTATAAAAGATGACTAGTAAAAAACAATCCTTTGCTACATCGATCAATGATCTTGAAGAAATAGTGCATCAACTTGAACAAGGTGAAGTTCCGTTAGAAGATGCGATTGAATTGTACAAAAAAGGGATGAAATTATCTCAGTTTTGCCATGAACAATTGACAAAAGCTGAAGAGCAACTAATTTCCGTTATGGATGAAAATGGAAATGAGCAACCGTTTGAACCAACAGGAGAAGGGGAAAAAAGTAAATGACGCAACAATTAAAAGCATTTATGAAAGAGAACATTCCTGTCGTTGAAAAACGTATGAATGAACTTGTAGAAGAAATTACAGCACCAGAAATATTAAAAGAAGCAATGCTTTACTCCTTAAATGCAGGTGGTAAAAGAGTTCGTCCGCTATTTGTATTAGCTGTTATGAATCATTTCAATGTAAAAGATGATGCAGCTTACACTGTCGGTGCTGTCATTGAAATGATTCATACCTATTCATTAATTCACGATGACCTGCCAAGTATGGATAATGATGATTATCGTCGCGGAAAATTAACGAACCATAAAGTATACGGAGATGCATTTGCGACACTTGCAGGTGATGCACTTAATACAATTGCATTTGGAATTTTAGCGCGCATGGAACAAGTTGAAGCAGAAAAACGTTTAGAACTTATCGATAAACTTAGCGTTGCAGCCGGTGCAGAAGGTATGGTAGGAGGTCAAATCCTCGATATCGAAGGTGAATCAAAACAATTAACACTTGAAGAACTTGAAAAAGTCCATGTCAATAAAACCGGCGCGATTTTACGATTTAGTATTGAATCTGGCGCTATTTTAGCAGGTGCCTCAGAGGCAGAAAAGGCTATTTTAGTTGAATATGCACATCATATTGGCCTATGCTTCCAAATCCAAGATGATATCCTCGATATAGTGGGTACAACAGAACAATTAGGAAAAACAGCGGGAAAAGATATTGCAAGCGATAAAAGCACTTACCCTGCACTATTAACATTAGATGGCGCAAAAGAAAAGCTTCATGCACATTATCAGTTAGCTATTGAAGCATTAGAAAAATTGCCATCTGAAAGTAATTTATTGAAGGAATTTGCTGAATATATTGTTCATCGTAACAAATAACAGCCCATTTAATTTTGTGCAATTGATTAACACTGCTATAATGGTAAAAAACATTGTGCGATGAATCTAAAATGAAAAGGTGTGTGATGGCGATGGATTTAAACAGTATATCTAGTCCATCCTTTTTGAAAGACTTAAATACGAAACAACTTCGAGACTTGAGCTACGATATTCGTAAATTTTTAATCGAAAAATGCTCAAAAACAGGTGGTCACATTGGCCCGAATCTAGGAGTTGTTGAGCTAACTATTGCACTTCATCGTGCTTTTAATAGTCCGAAAGATAAACTTCTTTTTGACGTTGGACACCAAGCATACGTCCATAAAATTTTAACTGGTCGTGCATCAGAATTTGATACACTCCGTCAATATAAAGGATTATGTGGTTTCCCTAAACGAATTGAAAGTGAACATGATGTATGGGAAACAGGGCATAGTTCTACATCTCTATCTGCAGCTATGGGTATGGCAGCAGCACGTGATGTAAAAGGTGAACAGAACTATATCGTTCCGATTATCGGTGATGGTGCTCTAACTGGAGGAATGGCTCTAGAAGCACTGAATCATATTGGTCATGAAAAAACGAATATGATTGTTATTTTAAATGACAACGAAATGTCAATTGCACCAAATGTAGGGGCAATGCATAATATTTTAGGTCGCCTTCGCACAGCGAACCAATATAACAAAGCAAAAGATGATTTAGAAGTTTTATTGAAGAAAATACCAGCAGTAGGTGGAAAATTAGCATCTACAGCTGAAAGAGTAAAAGATAGTTTAAAGTATTTACTTGTATCCGGTGTATTTTTTGAAGAATTAGGGTTCACATACCTTGGCCCAACTGATGGACATAATTTAGAAACGCTTGAAGCTACATTACAAAATGCCAAAAAAATGCAAGGACCAGTCATTGTCCATGTCATTACTAAAAAAGGTAAAGGTTATTTACCAGCTGAAAATGATACGATTGGGACTTGGCACGGTACTGGCCCTTATAAGATTGAAACAGGCGACTTTGTGAAGTCAACTACAACAGCACCTGGTTGGTCAAAATTGATAGCGGATACAGTAACTAAAATTGCTAGAGTGGATGATCGTGTTGTAACAATAACACCAGCAATGCCTGTAGGATCAAAATTAGAAGGTTTTGCGAAGGAATTTCCAAACCGTTTCTTTGATGTGGGGATTGCAGAACAACATGCCACTACGATGGCAGCTGGGATGGCAGCAGAAGGGATTAAACCGTTTTTAGCCATTTATTCTACATTCTTACAACGTGCATATGATCAAATGTTACATGATATTTGTCGTCAAAATCTAAATGTCTTTATAGGAATTGACCGCGCAGGACTTGTAGGGGCAGATGGAGAAACTCACCAAGGCGTATTTGATATTGCATTCTTAAGACATATGCCCAATATTGTCATTATGATGCCAAAAGATGAAAATGAAGGTCAACATATGGTGAAAACAGCATTAGATTATAATGATGGCCCAATTGCACTTCGTTATCCTCGTGGTAATGGTTTAGGCGTACCGATGGATTCTGAATTACATGATATCCCTATTGGTTCATGGGAAGTATTAAGAGAAGGCAAAGATGCAGCAATCTTGACATTTGGTACAACTATTTCTTTAGCACAAAATGCAGCGAATATTCTTGCAGCAAAAGGAATTAAAGTTGAAATAATCAATGCACGATTTATCAAGCCAATGGATGAGAATATGCTTCACCGATTAATGCAAAGCGGTAAACCAATTTTAACCATAGAAGAAGCAATGCTTGAAGGTGGATTTGGTAGTGCTGTTTTGGAATTTGCTAACGATCATGGTTACTCAACAGATACAATCGATCGCATGGGTATTCCAGATGTCTTCGTAGAACATGGTAGTGTAGATCTATTGCTACGTGATTTGCATATTACTGATGAGGAAGCAGTAGTACTTATAGAGGAATTAATAGCTAAAAATTCAAAAAAGCAAGCAGGTTTAAAAGCATAATGACAACAAAAATACCAAAAGAGCGCGTTGATGTATTATTAGTTCAACGAGGCTTATGTGAAACAAGAGAGAAAGCAAAACGTACGATTATGGCTGGCCA
This window of the Rummeliibacillus pycnus genome carries:
- a CDS encoding SpoIIIAH-like family protein, which produces MRVKKKAVWFLTLLSLAAVISVYYLSNPVTPFNGLAIFSDNALKDTKISDIASKTGKTTPVTTESHLFEEMRMELQNERSQLKDTLTKKIASSQYTAEEKNEAFDQIDSITKNESNEAMLEMLIKTLGYPDAFVRVENDRIRVTVQANELSKAKANEIVYMVKKELDNSGQIVVDFQSETIN
- the accB gene encoding acetyl-CoA carboxylase biotin carboxyl carrier protein, with the protein product MLKIQEIREIIKLVDSSSIDEFVYEVDDTKVKLKKNGTTTVVTDAPAQVVKAVTAPVVEAPKAPAAPVAEKAAAPAPAPKAEVANDASLHKIVSPMVGTFYQAPNPESPAFVQVGDKVGEESIVCIVEAMKLFNEIEAEVKGEIVEILVKDGELVEYGQPLFLVKEN
- the accC gene encoding acetyl-CoA carboxylase biotin carboxylase subunit, producing the protein MKKVLIANRGEIAVRIIRACKELDIQSVAVYSEADREALHVQLADEAYCIGSKFSSDSYLKIDRILTVAEKTGCDGIHPGYGFLAENASFAEACEDAGITFIGPTSDAIKIMGIKDIAKDTMIAAGVPTVPGSKGLVADEHEAVEVAKEIGYPVIIKATAGGGGKGIRVARDEEDLIKGVQITQKEAAAAFGNPGVYLEKFIEDFRHCEIQVLADSYGHTIHLGERDCTVQRRMQKLVEEAPSPALSEERRAEMGEAAVKAAIACGYRGAGTVEFIYDYKEDKFYFMEMNTRIQVEHPVTELITGIDLVREQLKIASGEKLMYNQEDVKVNGWAIECRINAENPSKNFMPSPGKVENYLAPGGIGVRIDSAMYPGYAIPPYYDSMVAKLIVHADTREEAIAKMKRALGEFIVEGPGIHTTIPFHEKLMDHEVFKSGKFNTKFLEENDVMNS
- a CDS encoding Asp23/Gls24 family envelope stress response protein; protein product: MADKVVQSLPQKTPSGKDVLGKIEVAPEVIEVIAGIATTEVEGVSKTRGNFATGVVEKFGKKVHGKGIKTEWTEKGLIVDVYCFVQYGVSVAKVAKQVQTQIREAIANMTSHTTKEVNVHITGIQFDQMNDARTE
- the nusB gene encoding transcription antitermination factor NusB — translated: MKRREAREKALQTLFQLENTELTIQEAMQHVMEEQTNEFYEKLVSGTVQHQTEIDAALAEKLENWSFDRLAKIERTILRLAAYELMYTPETPKSVVLNEAIELSKTFGDEKSSKFVNGVLSKFA
- the folD gene encoding bifunctional methylenetetrahydrofolate dehydrogenase/methenyltetrahydrofolate cyclohydrolase FolD, coding for MSGKLINGKEIGNTIRQSIQQEVNALKEKGITPGLAVILVGDDPASHTYVSNKQKSCEKMGIYSELIKLSAEVTEETLLQHIEQLNANPTIDGILVQLPLPKHIDEQKVIAAISPDKDVDGFHPISVGKMLLKQPTFLPCTPFGVMKLLEHSNVDIAGKHAVVVGRSHIVGVPMGQLLLQKDATVTYCHSKTPDLKAITTQADILVVATGRAKMIGADHVKEGAVVIDVGMDRDENGKLCGDVDFDAVIDKVSAITPVPGGVGPMTITMLLFNTLQSAKKKLS
- the xseA gene encoding exodeoxyribonuclease VII large subunit, with the protein product MTSTPYLTVQALTKYIKKKFDVDPHLRNVYVKGELSNVKHHIGSGHIYFTLKDEKTQIKAVMFASHAKQLKFKPESGMKVLIKGDVNVYEGGGQYQLYAQSMDPDGLGSLYLAFEQLKEKLQKEGLFSDLYKKPIPTFPRKVAVVTATTGAAIRDICTTIKQHYRLTDIVIFPALVQGEHAAKSIVKAIEQANNSPDIDTLIVARGGGSIEDLWAFNEEIVARAIFESELPIISGVGHETDTTIADLVADVRAATPTAAAKRAVPSSEDLIKYLLTRKTQLFQLTQARIKHERAKLERLRKSYPLAYPDRLFRPFIEHIERIDEQLNQSIINYIKNQKLVINQLDHRLQLRSPIQQIRYEKKRVENDEKLLRIAVLRLINQRKDEFRSVIRTLEALNPLAIMTRGYSLTYHNGQVVKSIQDIKEKDEVEFHLHDGKATATITSITVEDKGV
- a CDS encoding exodeoxyribonuclease VII small subunit → MTSKKQSFATSINDLEEIVHQLEQGEVPLEDAIELYKKGMKLSQFCHEQLTKAEEQLISVMDENGNEQPFEPTGEGEKSK
- a CDS encoding polyprenyl synthetase family protein, which produces MTQQLKAFMKENIPVVEKRMNELVEEITAPEILKEAMLYSLNAGGKRVRPLFVLAVMNHFNVKDDAAYTVGAVIEMIHTYSLIHDDLPSMDNDDYRRGKLTNHKVYGDAFATLAGDALNTIAFGILARMEQVEAEKRLELIDKLSVAAGAEGMVGGQILDIEGESKQLTLEELEKVHVNKTGAILRFSIESGAILAGASEAEKAILVEYAHHIGLCFQIQDDILDIVGTTEQLGKTAGKDIASDKSTYPALLTLDGAKEKLHAHYQLAIEALEKLPSESNLLKEFAEYIVHRNK
- the dxs gene encoding 1-deoxy-D-xylulose-5-phosphate synthase, with product MDLNSISSPSFLKDLNTKQLRDLSYDIRKFLIEKCSKTGGHIGPNLGVVELTIALHRAFNSPKDKLLFDVGHQAYVHKILTGRASEFDTLRQYKGLCGFPKRIESEHDVWETGHSSTSLSAAMGMAAARDVKGEQNYIVPIIGDGALTGGMALEALNHIGHEKTNMIVILNDNEMSIAPNVGAMHNILGRLRTANQYNKAKDDLEVLLKKIPAVGGKLASTAERVKDSLKYLLVSGVFFEELGFTYLGPTDGHNLETLEATLQNAKKMQGPVIVHVITKKGKGYLPAENDTIGTWHGTGPYKIETGDFVKSTTTAPGWSKLIADTVTKIARVDDRVVTITPAMPVGSKLEGFAKEFPNRFFDVGIAEQHATTMAAGMAAEGIKPFLAIYSTFLQRAYDQMLHDICRQNLNVFIGIDRAGLVGADGETHQGVFDIAFLRHMPNIVIMMPKDENEGQHMVKTALDYNDGPIALRYPRGNGLGVPMDSELHDIPIGSWEVLREGKDAAILTFGTTISLAQNAANILAAKGIKVEIINARFIKPMDENMLHRLMQSGKPILTIEEAMLEGGFGSAVLEFANDHGYSTDTIDRMGIPDVFVEHGSVDLLLRDLHITDEEAVVLIEELIAKNSKKQAGLKA